Proteins encoded by one window of Streptomyces sp. NBC_01571:
- a CDS encoding AAA domain-containing protein yields MTTVFDPGAAAARATDAILRDTLHGTHRGVVVDSPPGAGKSTLVVRAALELASAGRPLMVIAQTNSQVDDLVLRLAEKDPELPVGRLHSSDADPYDKALDDLGNVRKSAKATDLAGLPVVISTAAKWAHVKNVEPWRHAIVDEAYQMRSDALLAVAGLFERALFVGDPGQLDPFSIVGAEQWAGLSYDPSASAVTTLLAHNPELPQHRLPVSWRLPASAAPLVSNAFYPYTPFRSGTGHGDRRLNFGVPSDGSGPDLVIDEAAETGWGLLELPARHTPRTDPEAVRAAARVVRRLLERGGAATSERSADPVPLTADRIAVGTAHRDQAAVVRAALADLGVTDVTVDTANRLQGREFDVTVVLHPLSGRPDATAFHLETGRLCVLASRHRHACIVVCRAGVTELLDDHPSTEPVQLGVTVKFPDGWEASHAVLSHLAEHRVEWRP; encoded by the coding sequence GTGACCACGGTCTTCGATCCCGGGGCCGCGGCCGCCCGCGCCACCGACGCGATCCTGCGCGACACCCTGCACGGCACGCACCGCGGAGTCGTCGTCGACTCCCCGCCCGGCGCCGGGAAGTCGACCCTCGTGGTGCGCGCGGCACTCGAACTCGCCTCCGCCGGACGCCCCCTGATGGTCATCGCACAGACGAACTCCCAGGTCGACGACCTGGTGCTGCGGCTCGCCGAGAAGGATCCGGAGCTGCCGGTGGGCCGCCTGCACAGCAGTGACGCCGACCCGTACGACAAGGCGCTCGACGACCTGGGGAACGTCCGCAAGTCGGCGAAGGCCACCGATCTGGCGGGCCTCCCGGTCGTCATCTCGACCGCCGCGAAGTGGGCCCACGTCAAGAACGTCGAACCCTGGCGGCACGCGATCGTCGACGAGGCCTACCAGATGCGCTCCGACGCGCTGCTGGCCGTGGCCGGCCTCTTCGAGCGGGCGCTGTTCGTGGGCGATCCGGGCCAGCTGGACCCGTTCTCCATCGTGGGCGCGGAGCAGTGGGCGGGACTGTCCTACGACCCTTCGGCGTCCGCCGTCACGACCCTGCTCGCGCACAACCCCGAACTGCCGCAGCACCGACTGCCGGTGTCGTGGCGGCTCCCGGCGTCCGCGGCCCCGCTGGTCTCGAACGCGTTCTACCCGTACACGCCCTTCCGCAGCGGTACGGGACACGGTGACCGGCGGCTGAACTTCGGTGTGCCGTCGGACGGTTCCGGACCCGACCTGGTCATCGACGAGGCGGCGGAGACGGGTTGGGGGCTCCTGGAGCTGCCGGCCCGGCACACGCCGCGCACCGACCCCGAGGCGGTACGGGCGGCGGCCCGGGTCGTACGGCGGCTGTTGGAGCGCGGTGGCGCGGCGACCTCGGAGCGGTCGGCCGATCCGGTGCCGCTGACGGCCGACCGGATCGCCGTCGGCACGGCGCACCGTGACCAGGCGGCGGTGGTGCGGGCGGCGCTGGCGGACCTCGGGGTCACGGACGTCACCGTCGACACGGCGAACCGGCTCCAGGGCCGCGAGTTCGACGTGACGGTGGTGCTCCACCCGCTCTCCGGGCGGCCGGACGCGACGGCGTTCCACCTGGAGACGGGCCGGCTGTGCGTCCTCGCCTCCCGGCACCGGCACGCGTGCATCGTGGTCTGCCGGGCGGGGGTGACCGAACTGCTGGACGACCACCCCTCCACCGAGCCCGTCCAGCTGGGCGTCACGGTGAAGTTCCCGGACGGCTGGGAGGCGAGCCACGCCGTGTTGTCGCACCTGGCGGAGCACCGGGTGGAATGGCGGCCCTGA
- a CDS encoding bifunctional DNA primase/polymerase — translation MSSTRNTAGSSPHGTGAPPSDRSDASGVTAEGTAWLASAGTYPRSTLALWEDRPTAPVVLACGTAFDVVNTPAIFGRRMLDRLWEEGPGSGPVAVFRGRMLLFGAPGTAQRLPSLLEWEEWGSRGAEDPWGTRDPGALGSFDDRDGFDGGIGAPAGPGGLGRVGAIPPLLCHGIGDAVTVPALRDGGTAGDGTGGIGPDLETRPDSRWLVAPDTRHPWLPGAEILVWAAVRAARAAASAAVRISIFPPADQDAKVYDVSRRR, via the coding sequence ATGAGCAGCACACGGAACACCGCCGGCTCCTCCCCACACGGCACCGGCGCCCCGCCGTCCGACCGGTCCGACGCCTCGGGCGTCACCGCGGAAGGGACCGCCTGGCTCGCCTCGGCAGGAACGTATCCGCGCAGCACCCTCGCCCTCTGGGAGGACCGGCCGACCGCGCCGGTCGTCCTGGCCTGCGGCACCGCCTTCGACGTCGTCAATACGCCCGCGATCTTCGGTCGGCGGATGCTGGACCGCCTGTGGGAGGAGGGGCCGGGCTCCGGCCCGGTGGCCGTGTTCCGCGGACGGATGCTGCTGTTCGGCGCGCCGGGCACGGCTCAGCGACTGCCGTCGCTCCTGGAGTGGGAGGAGTGGGGATCCCGCGGCGCCGAGGACCCATGGGGCACCCGGGACCCCGGCGCTCTCGGCAGCTTCGACGACCGTGACGGCTTCGACGGCGGCATCGGCGCTCCGGCCGGGCCGGGCGGCCTGGGACGCGTCGGCGCGATCCCTCCGCTGCTCTGTCACGGCATCGGCGACGCGGTGACCGTCCCCGCCCTGAGGGACGGCGGCACAGCCGGCGACGGCACCGGCGGTATTGGGCCCGATCTTGAGACCCGTCCCGATTCCCGCTGGCTGGTGGCCCCCGACACCCGGCATCCCTGGCTCCCCGGCGCCGAGATCCTGGTCTGGGCCGCCGTCCGTGCGGCCCGCGCGGCGGCCTCCGCCGCGGTGCGGATATCGATTTTTCCTCCCGCCGATCAGGATGCTAAGGTCTACGACGTCAGCAGGCGCCGCTAG
- a CDS encoding M6 family metalloprotease domain-containing protein yields MSRKPHPEVDVPRQLPLRSLARELLLGLAPRGTSRWRSTAAAFTSLAAVVATSLVTGPALAEPLFAPCALKRTDAHHSEGLDAWNAAYPRPTRPLDAVLVFLSFPDSRPRTTPAELTADYFPSTSRFFERASYGRFTLRPHAQHDWIRMPHSSTSYAMRRDWNATRRASYLRDAIGAADRQVDFSRYDIVYFVADPDAPGVDSDATKVVNLDTPLRADGKDISRVVTVFEKHPPDRLVLAHETGHVFDLPDLYHRPSDGKGDWDTYVGDWDLMGSQFGLAPDLFGWHKWKLGWLEPRQVVCVGARGSTRLTLEPLGAGPPAPGVGAAGAPAAGAAAEADTSGAPGGALGPGPVGAGLPVFGSGRGTKLAVVRTGAESALAFEARGSAGNDGTTCTQGILVYRVRSEAASGDGPIQVIDAHPHSESCWGESVYPPLADAPVGLGESFTVPGEKVRVEVEDWTAAGEWTVKITTG; encoded by the coding sequence GTGTCCCGAAAGCCGCATCCGGAGGTCGACGTGCCGCGTCAGCTCCCCCTGAGGAGTCTCGCCCGTGAGCTCCTGCTGGGTCTCGCTCCGCGAGGGACCTCCCGCTGGCGCAGTACCGCGGCGGCGTTCACCTCGCTGGCGGCGGTGGTCGCGACCTCCCTGGTGACGGGCCCCGCCCTCGCCGAACCCCTCTTCGCCCCCTGCGCCCTCAAGCGGACCGACGCCCACCACTCGGAGGGCCTGGACGCGTGGAACGCCGCCTACCCGCGCCCCACCCGTCCCCTCGACGCCGTGCTGGTCTTCCTCTCCTTCCCCGACTCCCGCCCGCGCACCACGCCCGCCGAACTGACGGCCGATTACTTCCCTTCCACCAGCCGCTTCTTCGAGCGCGCCTCCTACGGCAGGTTCACGCTGCGCCCGCATGCCCAGCACGACTGGATCCGGATGCCGCACTCCTCCACCTCGTACGCCATGCGGCGCGACTGGAACGCCACGCGCCGCGCCTCCTATCTGCGCGACGCGATCGGTGCGGCCGACCGGCAGGTCGACTTCTCGCGCTACGACATCGTCTACTTCGTCGCCGATCCGGACGCGCCGGGTGTCGACTCCGACGCGACGAAGGTCGTCAACCTCGACACCCCCCTGCGGGCCGACGGCAAGGACATCAGCCGCGTCGTCACGGTCTTCGAGAAGCACCCGCCGGACCGGCTCGTCCTCGCCCATGAGACGGGGCACGTCTTCGACCTGCCCGACCTCTACCACCGCCCCTCCGACGGCAAGGGCGACTGGGACACGTACGTCGGCGACTGGGACCTCATGGGCAGCCAGTTCGGCCTCGCGCCGGACCTGTTCGGCTGGCACAAGTGGAAGCTGGGGTGGCTGGAGCCGCGGCAGGTGGTGTGTGTGGGCGCCCGCGGGAGCACGCGGCTGACGCTGGAGCCGCTGGGCGCGGGGCCGCCGGCGCCTGGGGTGGGCGCGGCGGGGGCGCCGGCCGCCGGGGCCGCTGCGGAAGCGGACACCTCCGGCGCTCCCGGCGGCGCTCTCGGTCCCGGGCCGGTCGGCGCCGGTCTGCCGGTCTTCGGCTCCGGGCGCGGCACCAAGCTGGCGGTCGTCCGTACGGGGGCTGAGAGCGCGCTCGCCTTCGAGGCGCGCGGCTCGGCGGGCAACGACGGGACGACCTGCACGCAGGGCATCCTCGTCTACCGCGTGCGCAGCGAGGCCGCGTCCGGTGACGGCCCGATCCAGGTCATCGACGCCCACCCGCACTCCGAGTCCTGCTGGGGCGAGTCGGTCTACCCCCCGCTCGCGGACGCGCCGGTAGGGCTCGGCGAGAGCTTCACGGTCCCCGGCGAGAAGGTGCGCGTCGAGGTGGAGGACTGGACGGCCGCGGGGGAGTGGACGGTGAAGATCACGACGGGCTGA